TGTGTATGAAGCAATTCAAAAAGatcttcagtatttttgtgACCAAGTCCATGGCAGCTTTATTATGGAGTCCAGGGAAAGTGTTCATCAGCTGTTCTTTGATCCAGCCAATTGTTTTACTGACACCTACAGTGCTAATTAATTCCCATCCTCATGAAATGGGGACTCTTGTCTCTCATCCCAAAGCAGGGAATTAGccctcagcacagcctgtgactttttattattatatctGCAACCACCTTTTTGTCAATAATGCAGCTTTGTAAGTAGAAAACCCCAACTAACAGTGGTTAACAGTGCCTGTTCCATACACAGACTTTAAATTTTGGCATTTGCAGAGGCAGCACATGGTCAGTACAGCCCAAGGGAATTCTTGTCGTGTTTGGAGTGTGATGATTTCATGTTGTCAGGTGTTAACAGTGCCAAAGAATTGCTGAGACAAAAGCTGACATGTGGGAGGGCCCCAGTAGTGTCCGTATCTCAGAGTTCACCTGAGGCTTCGTTCCATTTCTGTACTGTGTGTGTAAGATGAGAATGCTGATCCATGTAGAGGCTTTTTTGGGAACAGTTTATATTGTCTTTAAAGCATTGATCAGGCAGATACTTGGAATGCACTATTTAAGGTCCAAGTCAATTTCTTCTAGTCAGAGCAGTTCAGTGTGGATGGTCTTATTTCTGCATCTGAACAAGCTAATTATTTTAGGAACTCACTGAAGGGTGATACCTGAATTATCAGGGAAGGCTGTGACAAAGTTGGAGCTGGGTTAAAATGATGATTGTTACCAGATTTTCCTGCAGTTCTCTAAGGCAACTGAGCCTACACTGTGCTGCTCTAGTCCTTTAGCATGTTATTAAAGCTGCCTGACTTCTCTTATTGAGTTGGATGCACTCTGGCACCAATATGTATTACGTATGAGTGCCTTATGTGTTTAAAAGGCAGAGTTCTTCCAAGATCCTGCCTGGAGGGAATGAATCCAACTGACTCAATGCTTTTAAATCACATCTTTATAGAGAGGAAATTCACCCTTTGGTTACATTATggaagagaaacattttaacTGTAGTCACTCCTACAGGAAGAGTTTATCCTGTGTGTAAGGGTAATGCAGTTTGCAGTGTGACCATGggtttgaaaggaaaagcagccctGACAAATAACCCCTTTTATAGACCTGATGCAGCTTCTTTGTAGCTACAATTCTGAATATAAAAGTCCCATGTGAGAACAAAACCCAAGTGAAAACAAATGGCACTTGCTGTGAAGCTGCGCCAGCCACCCTGTCACATCCTTGGTGGCTGAGAATGGCCAGGGCTGTTCTGCTCTCCTACTGGAGAGGCTCCAACTCAGCTTTAGCAAGGGCTACACTTGTAAAGGCTTTCTGACTTTAGTCTTAATCCCATGTTCAACAAACGTTTGCAGCAAAATTCATGTGAATTCCTGTTGTTAGATCAATTTGTCAGTACAGACAAGATTGACGGAACCTTTCtaatataattaattattgATAAGTGTTTGATAGgctgaggttaaaaaaaaaaaaagagagagaacattatgaagaaaacaaaaagggttGGTGTCTTGTATGATAGGAAAATCTTGGTAATGTGGGCAATAACTCCTAGTGGAGAATTCCACACTTCCTaacttttcttctccatttttctGCTTGTGACCTGCAATATAGATGTGAAACTTGCCAAATAACTTTTCAGGAGAAACTGATCCAAAGTAAGGAAGGGAGCTCTGGTGTTGAAGGTCTCATGTAATCATGTACCTTTTACAGCCAGACAACAACAGAGGGCAATAGATCTCTAGAAAAGATCGCGGCTGCAGGAGGGTTTCCAGTCGATCACGGTGATGGCGATTTCGGCAGCTCTTTGCACGGCCTCGCTGGGATCATCCAGACACCTCTGAAATGTGTCCCTGTGATCCAGCAGCGTCTGGCGGCCCTCTGGCAGCTcagccagcagggtgagggttTTGATTGCATTCAAACGCGCTTTGCTGGTTTCCTCAGCAACCAACGTCAGTAAAGGTGGAATGGCTTCAGCACCCATGGCTGAGGATCTCCCTGTAGGGAAAGAAACTGGCTTTGAAATGTGTAATGACATCTAATCATCATCCTTTTGGACTGACATGTTCCATTCCCTGCCTGGCTATGGCTCTGAACAGCCCTGGAGATGCAGTGCACAGAGGCAGAACATGCTCTTCTTGCAGAGACCAAGGTTGGCTCCCAGCTGTTTAAGGAAAAAGATCTTTCACGGTTAACTTTATCTGCCTTGCACATTAGTATTTCATTTGCAACAAATTATCCAAAAATACATGAGGCATTAAATGATAGAATAAACTATGTTTTGGAGGGGGGTGAGGAGGGGGGGTTTGCTAGATGCCCTTAAGAACATCCTCCAGTCTTTCATTTCTAAAAACACTTCAAAGACTGAGATGCACTCCTGAGTTGTCTTTGGAAGCCCGAGGAAGGTTTGCAGAGGAGGACTGGAACACAACTGCTGTTATTGAGTCTTTTATGTCTAATTACTCATTCATCACACTGGAAATTTAGCAGTTAGTATTTTCTGTGTCATGTAAGTTACTTGGGAGAGCTACAGACCTTATTAATATTCATTGCTCTCCCAGCTGTGAGAGAGGAGCTGCCTCTAATCCCAGAATGTTTCCAGAGAGCAGCGCTCCTCTGCTGAGCACTGGTGATTCACTCACTGTAGCTCCAGGTTTCTGGATGTCTGTGTGGTCTGGATTTGAGTGGAAAATGTTCCCCCTCTGCAGGGAAATTATGCAGGTGAAGTAGATAAATAACTTCTTGACCTACTTAGGGGAATGAAATGTGAAATAGCCTGTTCCCCCTAGGCACTGTGACGAAGCAACAATAGTTGCTAAAGACAGTTATAAAGAAATGTCCCAGTCTTAGAGTTTCTAGACGTGCATTAACACTGTCAGAAACTGAGGATTTGGGGAGTAGGGAGGGCAAATGTTTTGTTACTTAGTTGCCCTAGAACTGGATTTCCAGGAGGTACCCCAACAGAATTGCCTCTGTTTCTCACCCTGAGGTGTAACAAGAGCAAACATCAGCGCTCCCGTTGAGTTCACTCGAACTTCGGGCTGTGTGTCTTCCAGCAGgctcaccagcacaggaatCACCTCTTCTTTGCACACCGCGATTTTCCCCTCAGCATGAGAACTGTGGAGAGAAGATGGTTAAGCTGAGTCCTTGAACTGAGCCTGCTGCCGTGCAGCCCCCTCGGCCACCATCccggtgccagcagcactgtcCCACCTGCTGTGCCCCCCTGGAGGGACCGTCCTGCCCCCGAGGCACCCGAGGGGATGGATGGCTGTGCCCGTGGCTGCTGagccctcctgctgccacaggccTGAGGTACCACACCGACCTGCCCCTAAGCGTTGACGTTATTTTTAGGTaatatctggatttttttaaaagctttctatGGTACACCGGACACTGATGGGCAGCTGCACGTAACAGGATGTAGGATTAAGGATGTTGCTGCTCCTAATTGCAATGGAGTTACAAACCTGGCTGGTGAAGCCTCTAGACATTTAAAAACCTGCTAAACCAGAGGCCTAAAATGAATTCTTCTCCCAGatcacttttctctctctctttccagcCTCTCTAATGAGAATATTTAATGTGGCCCAGCCATTGCAGGGACCTAGAACGTAGCTCATATCCATATTTcagttgcatttttctttctttctatgaCTCATGTTAATGATACCCTTTTCCTCTAATACCTCTCTTTATTATAGGACATGAGGAAATGTGTAGTGCCAGTTGATATGTAAACTATATCAACTGCAGACCTTTTTAAATTAGACATTTGTTGAACACTTATTATATTTTCTGATTGCAGTACAGTGGACCTAAGTTATTCCTTTCATCCATTCTCTGATACACAAATTCAATATAAAGATTGCTTTTTCTGATCCATCACTAATGTATGTGGCAGCCTGTGGCAGAAAACTATTTCTGTCTTCAATCACAGTGAAAGTTTCCAAGGCTCTCTAATTTTCTGAGAGACAGCACTTTTCCAAAAACATAAGGGAGATTCTCTCTACCTCCATAGTGGTCAGAAGCCTGTTTCTACAAGATTTTTCatgtaagaatttttttcctagcagtgctgtaccaggaaaaaaatcctgattccATTGCcaatactgaaaacaaacagaaggagaaggaatgaCTGATCAGCATCTGCTTTCTTCAGTGATTTAGAGCAGTTAGGAATTTTTAAAGCTCCAAGTGTCCCATTTTGTTTTACCCATGTGTGCATTCAGACTGATAGTGCTTTACATGTGAAATGTGGCAGCTTCAGTGTGTAGTGGAACACAGTTGTAAATGAATGGCATTTATTTACTCCTGAATTAGTTCTGAATTTACTCCTGAATTTATTCCTGAAAGAATTAGTTCTTTCTTGGACTTAAGCATTAGAGATTTCTTTACCTGATTTCTAAGAGGACCCAGGCTGCTTTGCTCCTGATGGCTGTGGAGGGGTGTGAGAGCTTTTCTTTCAGCACAGCAACGGCACCAGCTGCCAGGGCTTCAGAAACCTCCACACGGAGACAGTTGGAGAGTGTTCCAAGGATTAGCTCCTGGATCTCTTCCAACTCTGTCTTCAACTTCAGGACCAGTGGGGGAATCAAACCAGCCTGCAGGACACCACCAGCCCCTGCAGAGGGTGCAGGAAGGAACAGGGGTGAGAGCTGAGTGCTGTCACTATTGCTACCTGCACCTGGAATTTCTTCAAAGGATCAAAATACATGTAGGAACTCATTTCCTTACACAGAAGTGGGACTGAGAGACGGAAACTACTCCAACACTCCCCTGTTTAGAAATGTCATCTCAGCACTGCTTCTTTGGGAAGCTTCCCCAAAACTCCTCTAAAGAAATCAATATCAGGTAATAACCAACATGACAATTGCTTTATGTTCCCAGTTTCTCTGTAATATTTCTCCCAAAATTATCCTTGcaaggaaaatacaggaaatataTATACACTACAAAGTCACCTTCTATGCAGCCTTTCTAACTGTTCTCAACATGAACAGATGCTAAGAGAGGGAGAGATGTTGGCCTTTAGAGCCTGTTCTTTTATTCTCCATGGTGGTTTCTGGTGAGGGGAAGTCAAGATTTTGGGAACTGTCAGCTTCCTCACACGTTTCTTTGTAGTAGTTCTGTCAAggcaaaaatttaaattctgaacTTTCCAGCAGTCAGTACTCTTGCACTGGCTCCTAAAATATAACATCAAAGGCAGAGAGATCATAAATTGCCCTGCCAGTGATGTCTTTGCTATGAGCAAGAGTCTGATTTGTACCATTTCTCACCCTTTACTAAGTCAACACTGCAACAGCAATGCCAGGGGAAAGCAGAATGTACTGTCCACAAGTAActacatgaaaacaaaattctccAGCTTGTCTTGTTGCTAAGACTGAATCTTTGGTTGCTATGAGAAATGTGGCTCCTTTCAAAGTGATTCATATATGGTTAGATAAGGAAGTTTTGTGGATAAGAGTCATCAAGGTAGTTTCAAATGAACCTCCACAGCAGAGACAAGTGGGAAAGACATTTTAATAGTCCTTGGTAGTGCATAAGAGAAATCCCTCACCTTGATAATTGGGTGAAAAACAGGATTCTAATCTAGAGGTTATTCTGTTGCATATATTTCTGAGGCTTTGCTAATACTGAATAACTTCTTATAGCACTGACTTATTAGGATCCACTTTATAATGCCAAAGCAAAGAAATGCCTTGGGGTGATATTACAGCTCTACTACCTGTGCTAAATTTGGAGGTCAGTTTCTGTTAGAATTCAAATAAATAAGGGAAATCAATTCCAAGACAATTCACATTGAAGGCTAACAGCATTTTACAAACAAGGATTTCTCCTTGTGccagaaaggcaaagcaggaaaggaaagtgAAATAATATTCTTTGAAGCtgtggctctgtgtgtcactACACAGGGGAGTTGGTGctttcactgtgaaaaaaaacccaaccaaccctATATTGTTCCCTGgaggaacaaaagaaatttgTCAAAGAGTAACTCCAGCCCATTTATACTGTCCCTGCAGAAGGATGTGATAAAGGACACCTGCACTATTGCTCTGCAAAGGACTCTGTTGGAGGGTCCCTGGGAAGGAGGCCCAGCTCGTCCATGACCAGCATCAACCCTCCTGACAAGGATTGCTGGGGTTTGGATTGTACATTATAGGTATAGAAAGGTTTTGGCAGGTTAGACAGCAGGAATATATCTGGGAATTCCCCATGCCTTATGGAATGCCAGGCAGTAGGGAACCCACCCGTGAACTGCTCCCAAGGAAGCAAACTAAAGCAGTTAAATCATATTCAGAATTCCTTTAGCCACACTTCCCAACAGTCTTTTGAAATGTCCTGTGAAATACAAGATTTTTCAAATGCAACTTTTTAAACTCCTCCCaaagtttttaatgaaaagaaactgTATGGCCTGAGTGCATGAAACTGGGATCTCCAGACTGCTCACAGTCACCATATGCACTTCTAAATTCTGGGTGGAAATCAGTACAGAATCTCAGTTTGGGAGGTACAGTTCTAGAGGAAGAGCAATAAATCAGATGTGACAGACTTAGGCTCACACTGCCTGTTGCAAGCACCTGTGTGTAGCTTTAACTCACATGGATCCCAGTGTTCC
The nucleotide sequence above comes from Vidua macroura isolate BioBank_ID:100142 chromosome 18, ASM2450914v1, whole genome shotgun sequence. Encoded proteins:
- the RSPH14 gene encoding radial spoke head 14 homolog; this encodes MAQPRISAYLPPDIDPTKAALAFGRRALPKLNEELQSPELLTQQRALMALCDLVHDPEKVYQAIALGFLDSLKTLLVHQDQTVRQKTTEVLSIMALHSIGREGLIRSGVISALSGLLDDPVDICRKNTHQIFDMLAKLPEGAGGVLQAGLIPPLVLKLKTELEEIQELILGTLSNCLRVEVSEALAAGAVAVLKEKLSHPSTAIRSKAAWVLLEISSHAEGKIAVCKEEVIPVLVSLLEDTQPEVRVNSTGALMFALVTPQGRSSAMGAEAIPPLLTLVAEETSKARLNAIKTLTLLAELPEGRQTLLDHRDTFQRCLDDPSEAVQRAAEIAITVIDWKPSCSRDLF